In the Nicotiana tabacum cultivar K326 chromosome 16, ASM71507v2, whole genome shotgun sequence genome, one interval contains:
- the LOC107778911 gene encoding pyruvate kinase, cytosolic isozyme, with protein MSNIDINGILEELPHDGRIPKTKIVCTLGPASRSVPVIEKLLRAGMNVARFNFSHGTHEYHQETLNNLKIAMHNTQILCAVMLDTKGPEIRTGFLKDAKPILLREGQEITVTTDYTIKGDEEMIAMSYQKLAVDLKPGNTILCADGTITLTVLSCDAAAGTVRCRCENTATLGERKNVNLPGVVVDLPTLTEKDKEDILVWGVPNDIDMIALSFVRKGSDLVNVRKVLGPHAKRIQLMSKVENQEGVVNFDEILRETDSFMVARGDLGMEIPVEKIFLAQKMMIYKCNLVGKPVVTATQMLESMIKSPRPTRAEATDVANAVLDGTDCVMLSGESAAGAYPELAVKIMARICIEAESSLDYGAIFKEMIRSTPLPMSPLESLASSAVRAANKAKAKLIVVLTRGGTTAKLVAKYRPAVPIVSVVVPVLTTDSFDWSITDETPARHSLIYRGLIPLLAEGSAKATDAESTEVILQASLKSATEKGLCTPGDSVVALHRIGAASVIKICLVK; from the exons ATGTCAAACATAGATATCAATGGAATTTTGGAGGAGCTCCCACATGATGGCCGTATCCCCAAGACAAAGATTGTTTGCACTTTAGGGCCTGCTTCTCGATCAGTGCCAGTGATAGAGAAGCTTCTTCGTGCCGGAATGAATGTTGCCAGGTTTAACTTTTCCCATGGTACACACGAGTACCATCAGGAGACCTTGAACAATCTCAAGATTGCTATGCACAATACTCAGATTCTGTGTGCTGTCATGCTTGATACTAAG GGACCAGAAATTCGTACTGGTTTTTTGAAGGATGCAAAACCTATTCTGCTTAGGGAAGGCCAAGAGATCACTGTAACCACTGACTATACAATAAAAGGAGATGAAGAGATGATTGCAATGAGCTACCAGAAGTTGGCAGTAGACTTGAAGCCTGGGAACACTATCTTGTGTGCAGATGGTACCATAACCCTTACTGTTTTGTCATGCGATGCAGCTGCTGGAACAGTGAGATGTCGATGCGAGAATACTGCCACTTTAGGTGAGAGAAAGAATGTAAACCTTCCAGGTGTAGTTGTAGACCTCCCAACTCTTACGGAGAAGGATAAGGAAGATATCCTGGTATGGGGTGTTCCCAACGACATTGATATGATTGCTCTTTCGTTTGTGCGCAAAGGCTCTGATCTTGTCAATGTTCGAAAGGTTCTTGGGCCACACGCAAAGCGCATACAGTTAATGTCAAAG GTTGAGAATCAAGAGGGAGTTGTCAACTTTGATGAAATCCTTCGCGAGACAGACTCCTTCATGGTTGCTCGAGGTGATCTTGGAATGGAAATCCCAGTTGAGAAGATTTTCTTGGCCCAGAAAATGATGATATATAAATGTAATCTTGTTGGAAAGCCTGTAGTGACTGCCACTCAGATGCTTGAATCAATGATCAAGTCTCCACGGCCTACTCGAGCCGAGGCGACTGATGTGGCTAATGCGGTCCTGGATGGTACTGATTGTGTTATGCTTAGTGGGGAGAGTGCAGCTGGGGCTTATCCAGAGCTGGCAGTGAAAATCATGGCACGAATCTGTATTGAGGCAGAGTCCTCACTCGATTATGGGGCTATCTTCAAGGAGATGATAAGGTCAACCCCACTACCCATGAGCCCACTTGAGAGTCTTGCATCTTCCGCTGTCCGTGCTGCTAACAAGGCTAAAGCAAAACTCATTGTTGTCTTGACACGTGGCGGGACCACTGCTAAGCTGGTTGCCAAATATAGGCCTGCTGTTCCAATTGTGTCTGTTGTTGTGCCTGTTTTGACAACTGATTCTTTTGATTGGTCCATCACTGATGAGACTCCAGCTCGGCATAGCTTGATATATAGAGGCTTGATTCCACTTCTCGCTGAAGGGTCTGCAAAGGCGACTGATGCTGAATCAACTGAGGTGATCTTGCAAGCTTCCTTGAAATCAGCCACAGAGAAAGGGCTTTGCACGCCTGGTGATTCTGTTGTGGCTCTTCATCGGATTGGTGCTGCATCAGTTATCAAGATTTGCTTAGTGAAGTAG
- the LOC107778912 gene encoding putative arabinosyltransferase ARAD1, translated as MKVKDTMSKSLLILAVFILFLIASLFYTGKIDYRSSFSLFDSLPSKVKPCFTGSEPLKVYMYDLEMKYNVGLFKGSHYNAAPVTIETLPKWPKSTGLRRQHSVEYWMLASLLYAGDGENGNGSTREAVRVLDPDSADVFFVPFFSSLSYNTFYRHGNDSEVKFDDQLQAEIVDFLQKSEHWKRSSGRDHVIPMHHPNAFKRYREKVNAAIFVVADFGRPRPTVSNLRKDVVAPYAHVIETFVADDISDPYESRTMLLFFRGRTDRKDEGKDRQQLKDMLSGQKDVVFEATGISGEGVNASTNGMRSSKFCLNPAGDTPSSCRLFDAIVSHCVPVIVSDKIELPFEDELDYTKFSIFFSRQEAKKEGYMLDQLRSVSRARWLEMWSYLKNITHHFEYQYPPKKGDAVNMIWRQVKHKLPAAKLDVHRNRRLKVPDWWR; from the exons ATGAAAGTGAAAGATACAATGAGTAAGAGTTTACTCATTTTGGCAGTGTTCATTTTGTTTCTCATTGCTTCTTTGTTCTATACTGGAAAAATCGATTACAGATCAAGCTTTTCGCTATTCGATTCCTTGCCCAGTAAAGTCAAGCCCTGTTTCACTGGATCGGAGCCTCTCAAGGTATACATGTACGATCTAGAGATGAAATACAATGTGGGTTTGTTCAAGGGCTCGCATTATAATGCGGCTCCTGTGACGATCGAGACATTGCCCAAGTGGCCCAAATCCACGGGTTTGAGGAGACAGCATAGTGTGGAGTATTGGATGTTGGCTTCATTGCTCTATGCAGGTGATGGTGAAAATGGAAATGGGTCCACTCGAGAGGCTGTTAGGGTTTTGGATCCGGATTCCGCTGATGTGTTTTTCGTGCCATTTTTCTCTTCCTTGAGTTATAATACTTTCTATAGACATGGCAATGATTCAGAGGTCAAATTTGATGATCAATTGCAG GCTGAAATTGTTGACTTCTTACAAAAATCTGAACATTGGAAGAGGTCTTCTGGCCGGGATCATGTGATCCCAATGCATCATCCAAATGCTTTCAAGCGTTATCGGGAGAAGGTGAATGCTGCTATCTTCGTTGTTGCAGATTTTGGTCGCCCTCGTCCAACTGTGTCTAATTTGAGGAAAGATGTAGTGGCCCCATATGCACATGTAATTGAAACTTTTGTAGCTGATGACATTTCAGACCCATATGAGTCTCGTACAATGCTTCTTTTCTTCCGGGGGAGGACAGACAGGAAAGAT GAAGGGAAAGACCGTCAGCAATTGAAAGACATGTTAAGTGGTCAAAAAGATGTTGTCTTCGAAGCAACAGGAATCTCAGGGGAAGGTGTAAATGCA TCAACAAATGGGATGCGTTCTTCGAAGTTTTGTCTAAACCCAGCAGGTGACACACCCTCATCTTGCCGCCTGTTTGATGCTATAGTTAGCCATTGTGTTCCTGTAATTGTGAGTGATAAAATTGAGCTACCTTTTGAGGATGAACTAGACTACACCAAGTTTTCGATATTCTTCTCACGTCAGGAGGCAAAGAAAGAAGGATACATGCTTGATCAACTCAGGAGCGTTTCAAGAGCTAGATGGCTTGAAATGTGGAGCTATCTTAAGAACATTACCCATCACTTTGAGTACCAGTACCCTCCAAAGAAGGGTGATGCAGTAAACATGATATGGAGGCAGGTGAAGCACAAGCTTCCTGCTGCAAAACTTGATGTACATAGAAATAGGAGGCTGAAAGTGCCAGATTGGTGGAGATAG